Proteins encoded together in one Mycobacterium simiae window:
- the prcA gene encoding proteasome subunit alpha — MSFPYFISPEQAMRERSELARKGIARGRSVVALAYSAGVLFVAENPSRSLQKISELYDRVGFAAVGRFNEFDNLRRGGIQFADTRGYAYDRRDVTGRQLANVYAQTLGTIFTEQAKPYEVELCVAEVAHYGETKAPEMYRITYDGSIADEPHFVVMGGTTEPIATALKDSYAENADLHDALGVAVKALRAGAAESSNGDAPALDVGSLEVAILDANRPRRAFQRIGRSALENLLQETDSSGPKPENSDS, encoded by the coding sequence GTGAGCTTCCCGTATTTCATCTCGCCTGAACAGGCGATGCGTGAGCGCAGCGAACTGGCGCGCAAGGGCATCGCGCGGGGCCGCAGCGTCGTGGCGCTGGCCTACTCCGCCGGGGTGCTGTTCGTCGCGGAGAACCCGTCGCGGTCGCTGCAGAAGATCAGCGAACTCTATGACCGGGTGGGCTTCGCCGCGGTCGGCCGGTTCAACGAATTCGACAATTTGCGGCGCGGCGGAATCCAGTTCGCCGACACCCGGGGCTACGCCTACGACCGCCGCGACGTCACCGGCCGCCAACTCGCCAACGTCTATGCGCAGACGCTGGGGACCATCTTCACCGAGCAGGCCAAGCCGTACGAGGTCGAGCTGTGCGTCGCCGAGGTGGCCCACTACGGCGAGACGAAAGCGCCTGAGATGTACCGGATCACCTACGACGGCTCGATCGCCGACGAACCGCACTTCGTGGTGATGGGCGGCACCACCGAGCCGATCGCCACCGCGCTCAAGGACTCCTACGCCGAAAACGCCGACCTACACGATGCCCTGGGCGTCGCGGTCAAGGCGTTGCGCGCCGGTGCCGCGGAATCCTCCAACGGTGACGCGCCGGCCCTGGACGTCGGCAGCCTGGAGGTCGCCATCCTGGACGCGAACCGGCCGCGACGCGCATTTCAGCGGATCGGGCGCTCCGCCCTGGAAAACCTCCTGCAGGAAACGGATTCGTCCGGCCCTAAGCCGGAGAATTCCGACTCCTAG
- the dop gene encoding pup deamidase/depupylase, whose product MQRIIGTEVEYGISSPSDPTANPILTSTQAVLAYAAAAGIQRAKRTRWDYEVESPLRDARGFDLSRSAGPPPVVDADEVGAANMILTNGARLYVDHAHPEYSAPECTDPLDAVIWDKAGERVMEAAARHVASVPGAAKLQLYKNNVDGKGASYGAHENYLMSRQTPFSAIIAGLTPFFVSRQVVTGSGRVGIGPSGDEPGFQLSQRSDYIEVEVGLETTLKRGIINTRDEPHADADRYRRLHVIIGDANLAETSTYLKLGTTALVLDLIEEGPMHGIDLSDLALARPVHAVHAISRDPSLRVAVALADGRELTGLALQRIYLDRVAKLVDGRDPDPRASHIVETWAHVLDLLERDPMECAELLDWPAKLRLLEGFRQRENLSWSAPRLHLVDLQYSDVRLDKGLYNRLVARGSMQRLVTEQQVLDAVDNPPTDTRAYFRGECLRRFGADIAAASWDSVIFDLGGDSLVRIPTLEPLRGSKAHVGALLDSVDSAVQLVEQLTS is encoded by the coding sequence ATGCAACGGATTATCGGGACGGAGGTCGAGTACGGCATTTCGTCGCCGTCCGACCCGACCGCCAACCCGATTCTGACATCGACCCAAGCGGTGCTGGCCTACGCGGCAGCGGCCGGCATTCAGCGTGCCAAGCGCACCCGGTGGGACTACGAGGTGGAATCGCCGCTGCGCGATGCCCGTGGTTTTGACCTGAGCCGCTCGGCCGGGCCGCCGCCGGTGGTCGACGCGGACGAGGTCGGCGCGGCCAACATGATCCTGACCAACGGGGCGCGACTCTACGTCGATCACGCGCACCCCGAATACTCGGCGCCCGAGTGCACCGATCCGCTGGACGCGGTGATCTGGGACAAGGCCGGGGAACGCGTGATGGAGGCCGCGGCCCGACACGTGGCCAGTGTGCCGGGTGCGGCCAAGCTGCAGCTGTACAAGAACAACGTCGACGGCAAGGGCGCGTCGTACGGGGCGCACGAGAACTACCTGATGTCGCGGCAGACGCCGTTTTCGGCGATCATCGCCGGGCTGACCCCGTTTTTTGTGTCCCGTCAGGTGGTCACCGGCTCCGGCCGGGTCGGCATCGGACCCTCCGGCGACGAGCCCGGCTTTCAGTTGTCCCAGCGGTCGGACTACATCGAGGTCGAGGTCGGGCTGGAGACCACGCTCAAGCGCGGCATCATCAACACCCGCGACGAACCGCACGCCGACGCCGACCGGTACCGGCGGCTGCACGTCATCATCGGCGACGCGAACCTCGCCGAAACCTCGACCTACCTCAAGCTGGGCACCACCGCCCTAGTGCTGGATCTGATCGAAGAGGGCCCGATGCACGGCATCGACCTGAGCGATCTCGCGTTGGCCCGGCCGGTGCACGCGGTCCATGCCATCAGCCGCGACCCGTCGCTTCGGGTGGCGGTCGCTCTCGCCGACGGCCGGGAACTGACCGGCCTTGCGCTGCAACGGATTTACCTGGACCGGGTGGCCAAATTGGTCGACGGCCGCGACCCAGATCCGCGCGCGTCCCACATCGTCGAGACCTGGGCGCACGTGCTCGACTTGCTCGAGCGCGACCCGATGGAGTGCGCGGAGCTGCTGGACTGGCCGGCCAAGCTGCGACTGCTCGAAGGCTTCCGGCAGCGGGAGAATTTGAGCTGGTCGGCGCCCCGCCTGCACCTCGTGGACCTGCAATATTCCGATGTCCGGCTGGACAAGGGTCTGTACAACCGACTGGTGGCGCGCGGCTCAATGCAGCGGCTTGTCACCGAACAGCAGGTACTCGACGCCGTCGACAACCCGCCGACCGACACCCGCGCGTACTTCCGCGGCGAATGTCTGCGCCGGTTTGGGGCTGACATTGCGGCGGCCAGTTGGGACTCGGTCATTTTCGATCTCGGCGGCGATTCACTGGTGCGCATTCCCACGCTGGAGCCGCTGCGGGGCAGCAAGGCCCACGTCGGAGCGCTACTGGACTCGGTGGACAGTGCCGTTCAACTGGTGGAACAACTGACCAGCTAA
- the prcB gene encoding proteasome subunit beta, with translation MTWSFPDRLSTNSALPGFSAVNTSSFADLLRREAPELLPAVLGGGGQSGGEAAHLPHGTTIVALKYPGGVLIAGDRRSTQGNMIAGRDVKKVYITDDYTATGIAGTAAIAVEFARLYAVELEHYEKLEGVPLTFAGKVNRLAIMVRGNLPAAMQGLVALPLLVGYDIHAADAESAGRIVSFDAAGGWNIEEEGYQSVGSGSIFAKSSMKKLYAQVSDVDSALRVAVESLYDAADDDSATGGPDLVRGIFPTAVTIGADGAVEVTEGRIAELARQVIESRSRADTFGPDGGEK, from the coding sequence GTGACCTGGTCGTTCCCTGATCGTCTGTCCACCAACTCGGCTCTCCCCGGATTTTCCGCTGTCAATACCTCGTCGTTCGCCGACCTGTTGCGCCGCGAGGCACCCGAATTGCTGCCCGCGGTCCTCGGCGGCGGCGGCCAATCCGGCGGCGAGGCCGCGCATCTGCCACACGGCACCACGATCGTCGCGCTGAAGTACCCCGGCGGTGTCTTGATCGCCGGTGACCGCCGTTCCACCCAGGGCAACATGATCGCCGGTCGCGACGTCAAGAAGGTGTACATCACCGACGACTACACCGCGACCGGCATCGCCGGCACGGCCGCGATCGCGGTCGAATTCGCCCGCTTGTACGCCGTAGAGCTCGAGCACTACGAGAAGCTGGAAGGTGTGCCGCTGACGTTCGCCGGCAAGGTGAACCGGCTGGCGATCATGGTTCGCGGCAACCTGCCGGCCGCCATGCAGGGGCTGGTCGCGCTGCCGCTGCTGGTGGGCTACGACATCCACGCGGCCGACGCGGAAAGCGCCGGGCGGATCGTGTCGTTCGACGCGGCCGGCGGCTGGAATATCGAGGAAGAGGGCTACCAGTCGGTGGGGTCGGGTTCAATCTTCGCCAAGTCCTCGATGAAAAAGTTGTACGCCCAAGTCAGCGATGTCGATTCCGCGCTGCGGGTGGCCGTGGAGTCGCTCTACGACGCCGCCGATGACGATTCCGCCACCGGCGGACCGGATCTGGTGCGCGGCATCTTCCCGACGGCGGTTACCATCGGCGCCGACGGCGCGGTCGAGGTGACCGAGGGACGGATTGCCGAATTGGCCCGTCAGGTTATCGAAAGCCGCTCGCGTGCCGACACTTTCGGCCCGGATGGCGGTGAAAAGTGA
- a CDS encoding helix-turn-helix transcriptional regulator, translating into MATSKVERLVNLVIALLSTRGYITAEKIRSSVAGYSESPSLEAFSRMFERDKNELRDLGIPLEVGRVSAMDPTEGYRINRDAYALPPVELTADEAAAVAVATQLWESPELITATQGALLKLRAAGVDVDPLDTGTQVAIASPEGIPGLRGSEEVLGILLSAIDSRQAVQFPHRPSRTEPYTTRTVEPWGVVTEKGRWYLVGHDRDRDATRTFRLSRIGAEVQPIGPPGAVTVPDGVDLRKIVAQTVSEVSGTSTGVQALVWVADGRATALRRAGRSTGARQLGGRDGEVIEIEIGSLDGLAREIAGYGPDAVVLEPQSLRDDVVARLRAHQEWRP; encoded by the coding sequence ATGGCGACCTCGAAAGTCGAACGGTTGGTCAATCTCGTCATCGCTCTGCTGTCCACTCGTGGCTACATCACCGCGGAGAAAATCCGGTCCAGCGTGGCCGGCTATTCGGAAAGCCCCAGTCTGGAAGCCTTTTCCCGAATGTTCGAGCGGGACAAGAACGAACTGCGTGACCTCGGGATCCCGCTCGAGGTCGGCCGGGTATCGGCGATGGACCCCACCGAGGGCTATCGGATCAACCGCGACGCGTACGCGCTGCCGCCGGTCGAGCTGACCGCCGACGAGGCTGCCGCGGTCGCCGTCGCCACCCAGCTGTGGGAGTCACCCGAGCTGATCACCGCGACCCAGGGCGCGTTGCTCAAGCTGCGCGCCGCCGGTGTCGACGTCGATCCGTTGGACACCGGGACTCAGGTGGCGATCGCCTCGCCGGAGGGCATCCCGGGTCTGCGCGGATCGGAGGAGGTACTCGGAATCCTATTGTCCGCCATCGATTCTCGGCAGGCGGTACAGTTCCCGCACCGGCCTTCGCGTACCGAGCCGTACACCACGCGCACGGTCGAGCCTTGGGGCGTGGTCACCGAGAAGGGCCGCTGGTATCTGGTCGGCCACGACCGTGACCGCGACGCCACCCGCACCTTCCGGCTGTCCCGTATCGGCGCCGAAGTCCAGCCGATCGGCCCGCCCGGCGCGGTCACCGTTCCCGACGGCGTCGACCTGCGCAAGATCGTCGCCCAGACGGTCAGCGAGGTTTCGGGGACATCCACCGGTGTCCAGGCGCTGGTCTGGGTCGCCGACGGACGCGCCACCGCGCTGCGCCGGGCGGGGCGGTCCACCGGCGCCCGGCAGCTGGGCGGGCGCGACGGTGAGGTGATCGAGATCGAGATCGGCTCGCTCGACGGGCTGGCCCGCGAGATCGCCGGATACGGTCCCGACGCCGTCGTCCTCGAGCCGCAGTCGCTGCGCGACGACGTGGTGGCCCGGCTGCGTGCCCACCAGGAGTGGCGGCCATGA
- a CDS encoding ubiquitin-like protein Pup, with the protein MAQEQTKRGGGGDDDDEVVGTTAAGQERREKLTEETDDLLDEIDDVLEENAEDFVRAYVQKGGQ; encoded by the coding sequence ATGGCGCAGGAGCAGACGAAGCGTGGCGGTGGTGGCGACGACGACGATGAGGTCGTTGGCACGACGGCTGCCGGCCAGGAGCGTCGCGAGAAACTGACCGAGGAAACCGACGATCTGCTCGACGAGATTGACGACGTCCTGGAGGAAAACGCGGAGGACTTCGTCCGCGCGTACGTCCAAAAGGGCGGACAGTGA
- the pafA gene encoding Pup--protein ligase, with the protein MQRRIMGIETEFGVTCTFHGHRRLSPDEVARYLFRRVVSWGRSSNVFLRNGARLYLDVGSHPEYATAECDSLVQLVTHDRAGEWVLEDLLVDAEQRLADEGIGGDIYLFKNNTDSAGNSYGCHENYLIVRAGEFSRISDVLLPFLVTRQLICGAGKVLQTPKAATFCLSQRAEHIWEGVSSATTRSRPIINTRDEPHADAEKYRRLHVIVGDSNMCETTTMLKVGTAALVLEMIEAGVPFRDFSLDNPIRAIREVSHDITGRRPVRLAGGRQASALDIQREYYSRAVEHLQTREPNAQIEQVVDLWGRQLDAVESQDFAKVDTEIDWVIKRRLFQRYQDRYNMELSDPKIAQLDLAYHDIKRGRGVFDLLQRKGLAARVTTDEDIAEAVDNPPQTTRARLRGEFISAAQAAGRDFTVDWVHLKLNDQAQRTVLCKDPFRAVDERVKRLIASM; encoded by the coding sequence GTGCAGCGACGAATCATGGGCATCGAGACCGAGTTCGGTGTCACCTGCACATTCCACGGCCATCGACGGCTGAGCCCGGACGAGGTAGCCCGCTACCTTTTTCGCCGGGTTGTCTCCTGGGGTCGCAGCTCCAACGTCTTCCTGCGTAACGGCGCCCGCCTTTACCTCGACGTCGGCAGTCACCCGGAGTACGCCACCGCCGAGTGCGACAGTCTGGTGCAGCTGGTCACGCACGACCGGGCCGGGGAATGGGTGCTGGAGGACCTACTGGTCGACGCCGAACAGCGACTAGCCGACGAAGGCATCGGCGGCGACATTTACCTGTTCAAGAACAACACCGACTCGGCGGGCAACTCGTACGGATGCCATGAGAACTACCTGATCGTGCGGGCCGGCGAGTTCTCCCGGATCTCCGACGTGCTGCTGCCGTTCCTGGTCACCCGCCAGCTGATCTGCGGGGCCGGCAAGGTGCTGCAGACACCCAAGGCGGCGACGTTCTGCCTTTCCCAACGTGCCGAGCACATCTGGGAAGGCGTGTCGTCGGCCACCACGCGGAGCCGCCCCATTATCAACACCCGCGACGAGCCGCACGCCGACGCCGAGAAGTACCGGCGGCTGCACGTCATCGTCGGCGACTCGAACATGTGCGAGACCACCACGATGCTCAAGGTCGGGACCGCGGCGCTGGTGCTGGAGATGATCGAGGCCGGCGTGCCGTTCCGGGACTTTTCCCTGGACAACCCGATCCGCGCGATCCGGGAGGTCAGCCACGACATCACAGGTCGCCGGCCGGTCCGGCTGGCCGGCGGGCGGCAGGCCAGCGCGCTGGACATCCAGCGCGAGTACTACAGCCGCGCCGTCGAGCACCTGCAGACTCGCGAACCCAACGCGCAGATCGAGCAGGTCGTGGACCTGTGGGGGCGTCAGCTCGACGCGGTCGAGAGCCAGGACTTCGCCAAGGTCGACACCGAGATCGACTGGGTGATCAAGCGCAGGCTGTTCCAGCGCTACCAGGACCGCTACAACATGGAGCTGTCCGACCCCAAAATTGCCCAGCTGGACCTGGCCTACCACGACATCAAGCGCGGCCGCGGCGTCTTCGACCTGCTGCAGCGCAAAGGGCTGGCGGCGCGTGTCACCACCGACGAGGACATCGCGGAGGCCGTCGACAACCCGCCGCAGACCACCCGCGCGCGGCTGCGTGGCGAGTTCATCAGCGCCGCTCAGGCGGCTGGCCGCGACTTCACCGTCGATTGGGTGCACCTCAAGCTCAACGACCAGGCGCAGCGCACCGTGCTGTGCAAGGACCCGTTCCGGGCCGTCGACGAACGGGTGAAGCGGCTCATCGCCAGCATGTAG